A single Branchiostoma floridae strain S238N-H82 chromosome 11, Bfl_VNyyK, whole genome shotgun sequence DNA region contains:
- the LOC118425428 gene encoding sortilin-related receptor-like, which yields MATGLLLFVCLLSIGHVRTDEVCPSSAFACKTTDDCIGLAKRCDGSPECPDFSDEDCTAPGCLSPGVFSCDGRCHSLAVVCDGMSHCVDGSDEEDCLTKECPLPNYLKCETAGICVRPEWQCDGWNYCDDGSDEENCTVCPLPNYFKCESGSKCVPPWEQCNGWDNCLDRSDEENCTGTNKECYNADYFKCESSGACVPPEWQCDGLYDCDDGSDEDNCTSKECYNADYFKRFR from the exons ATGGCGACCGGCTTGCTTCTGTTTGTGTGCCTGCTGTCCATCGGCCATGTCCGCACAGACGAGGTATGCCCCTCCTCTGCCTTCGCATGCAAGACGACCGATGACTGCATCGGTTTGGCAAAAAGGTGTGATGGTTCTCCCGAGTGTCCCGACTTCTCTGATGAAGATTGCACAGCCCCAGGTTGCCTGTCGCCAGGTGTATTCAGCTGTGACGGGCGCTGCCACTCTCTCGCTGTGGTATGTGACGGGATGTCTCACTGTGTTGACGGCTCGGACGAGGAGGATTGCCTGACCAAAGAGTGCCCCTTACCCAACTATCTCAAGTGCGAAACAGCTGGCATCTGTGTACGACCGGAGTGGCAATGTGACGGTTGGAATTATTGTGACGACGGTTCGGATGAAGAAAATTGCACAGTGTGTCCTTTGCCCAACTATTTCAAATGTGAAAGTGGTAGCAAGTGTGTCCCTCCATGGGAGCAATGTAACGGATGGGATAATTGTCTAGACAGGTCGGATGAGGAAAATTGCACCGGTACCAACAAAGAGTGTTACAACGCCGACTATTTCAAGTGTGAAAGTAGTGGAGCATGTGTCCCTCCGGAGTGGCAATGTGATGGATTGTATGATTGTGATGACGGTTCAGATGAGGACAATTGCACCAGCAAAGAGTGCTACAACGCCGACTATTTCAA ACGGTTCAGATGA